In Oceaniferula flava, the DNA window TTTCGGCGAGGTGGTCTTGCCATCCTTCATCAATGGAGAAAAGCAGCGCCCTTCTTTCTTCGCGATCCAGCAGTTCAGCGGGGATGTTTTCTAACTGCTTGTTGTAGCTGGTCTGCACCTGCTGGACGACTTCATCGACGATTTCGCTGGGCTGACCGATGGTCAGTTCATTCAGCTCCACGCCAAATGAGGATGCGATCCAGTTCTGCAACGGGGTGAGATCTAGGTCGTGGCGATCGCACTCGCTGAGCTTCTGCTGCACGCCATGGGCGACGATTTCCTCCATCGTCTGCAGCGCCAATTCGCGGATGTTTTCGGTAGCGAGCACATCGTTTCTGAAGTCGTAAACGATCTCGCGCTGCAGGTTCATCACGTCGTCGAAATCGAGCACTTGCTTGCGGCTCATCGCATCGCGTTGCTCGAGGCGCGTCTGTGCGGTTTCGACAAGTTTGCCGATCGGTGGGATCTTCCGGTCGCCCCGCTGCGCCATATCCACCAAGGCGGCCATCTGGGCTGGGTCGCCGTGGTTGCGCATCAGGTCGTCTTCCAAGGAGATGAAAAACTGGGAGCTGCCAGGGTCGCCTTGGCGCGAGCAACGACCGCGAAGTTGTCGGTCGACCCGCCGAGACGGGTGTCGCTCGGTGGCGATCACAAACAGACCACCGAGCTCCGCCACGCCATCGCCCAGTTTAATATCAGTGCCTCGTCCCGCCATGTTGGTGGCCACGGTCACGGCGCCTTTCTGGCCTGCCTTGGCAACGATGGTGGCTTCCTGTTCGTGATGTTTGGCATTGAGCACAGAGTGAGGGATCTTGGCGAGCTTGAGCATGCGCGAGAGGGTTTCCGAGGCGTCCACGGAGCCGGTTCCGATGAGCACCGGCTGACCGGTCTGGTGCGCGGCCTCGACGGTGCGGATCACCGCCTGGTATTTATCCCGGCGGGTTTTGAACAGCTGGTCGTTGCGGTCGATCCGTTGGTTCGGCAAGTGCGAGGGGATGGGCAGCACATCGAGTTTGTAAATCGCATGGAACTCAGCCGCGGCGGTCTCTCCGGTGCCGGTCATGCCTGCCAGCTTCTCGTAGAGGCGGAAGTAGTTCTGGATGGTGACCGTGGCGTAGGTCTTGGTCTCTTCCTCAATCTCCACACCTTCCTTGGCCTCCACCGCCTGGTGCAGTCCATCGGACCAGCGCCGCCCTTCCATCTCGCGGCCGGTGCTTTCATCGATGATGGTCACCTTGCCATCGCGCACGACGTAGTGCACATCGCGCTCATGCAGGCAGTAGGCGGTGAGTAGCTGGGAGATGCCGTGGATCGAGGCCGCCCTTGCATTGCGTTCGTCGCGGATGTCTTGCAGCGCTTCCGCCTTTTGTTGCTCGCTGCGTTCGCTATCGGACTGCACGGCGGCCATTCTTGCTGAGAAATCCGGCAAGGTGAAGCTGTCGGGATCATTGGGGGCGAGGAAGAGTCGACCTTTTTCCATCAGGTCGGCATCGCGGCGTTTGTCATCGATGGCAAAATAGAGCTCGGCCTTCAGCTTGTGGATGTCTTTTTTAGCGGAGCGTTTCTGATACTGCAGCTCCGTCTTTTCTAGCAACCTCCTGAGGTCCGGGTTTTCCATGAAGCGCAGTAGCTGGCGATGCCTCGGGTGGCCGAGCTTGAGCTTGAGCAGGGAGAGACCGGCGGCCTTGGTGTCGCCTGACTCGAGCTGCTGTTTCACTTCGCTGGCGATCTGATTACACAGCGCGGTTTGACGTTTCACCAGCTTCTGCACCTTCGGCTTGAGCGCCAGCAGCGGTTGCTCGGTCTGCTCCACCGGGCCTGAAATGATCAGAGGGGTGCGGGCGTCGTCGATCAGGATCGAGTCGACTTCATCGATGATGGCGAGG includes these proteins:
- the secA gene encoding preprotein translocase subunit SecA translates to MITTLFPKILGNKNQRELAKIQPIVNRINAHEEQLQRQPAERLQELTRQWQQDLAKYHPLESVTQFELERMGPEELGAMATTLETRFATLRKEFSSLPKKVEPNSASITSAKAAFQHIEAQFAAARAKYLLKILPEAYAVVKNAARRLCGSEILVSGQPMTWEMVHYDVQLVGGIALHRGLISEMQTGEGKTLVASLPVYLNALTGLGVHVVTVNDYLAKRDSEWMGALYESLGLSIGCLQSDMDPQPRRVAYQCDITYGTNSEFGFDYLRDNGMAQDRDEQVQRGHYLAIIDEVDSILIDDARTPLIISGPVEQTEQPLLALKPKVQKLVKRQTALCNQIASEVKQQLESGDTKAAGLSLLKLKLGHPRHRQLLRFMENPDLRRLLEKTELQYQKRSAKKDIHKLKAELYFAIDDKRRDADLMEKGRLFLAPNDPDSFTLPDFSARMAAVQSDSERSEQQKAEALQDIRDERNARAASIHGISQLLTAYCLHERDVHYVVRDGKVTIIDESTGREMEGRRWSDGLHQAVEAKEGVEIEEETKTYATVTIQNYFRLYEKLAGMTGTGETAAAEFHAIYKLDVLPIPSHLPNQRIDRNDQLFKTRRDKYQAVIRTVEAAHQTGQPVLIGTGSVDASETLSRMLKLAKIPHSVLNAKHHEQEATIVAKAGQKGAVTVATNMAGRGTDIKLGDGVAELGGLFVIATERHPSRRVDRQLRGRCSRQGDPGSSQFFISLEDDLMRNHGDPAQMAALVDMAQRGDRKIPPIGKLVETAQTRLEQRDAMSRKQVLDFDDVMNLQREIVYDFRNDVLATENIRELALQTMEEIVAHGVQQKLSECDRHDLDLTPLQNWIASSFGVELNELTIGQPSEIVDEVVQQVQTSYNKQLENIPAELLDREERRALLFSIDEGWQDHLAEMDELREGVYLRSQGQKDPLVEYKIEAFKLFDILMEQIKRDAVANLFRLAAGVKAIKTMH